In Janthinobacterium sp. 67, a genomic segment contains:
- a CDS encoding enoyl-CoA hydratase has translation MSKVYTNLLLERRGHTALVTLDNPPAHTWTLASLNALTQLVADLNADPDVYALVITGGGAKFFSAGADLNVFADGNKDTAFAMAAAFGQAFEALSAFRGVSIAAINGYAMGGGLECALACDIRIAEEHAQMALPEASVGLLPCAGGTQHLPWLVGEGWAKRMILCGERVDAAKALAIGLVEEVVPTGKAAATALALAAKVARQSPSSVTACKTLIQGARSRPLVNSLPDERTLFLGLFDTQDQKEGVQAFLEKRPAEWRNG, from the coding sequence ATGAGCAAAGTATATACAAATTTACTGCTGGAACGCCGTGGCCACACGGCCCTGGTGACCCTCGACAATCCGCCCGCCCACACGTGGACCCTGGCCAGCCTGAACGCGCTGACGCAGCTGGTGGCTGACCTGAATGCCGACCCGGACGTGTACGCGCTCGTGATCACGGGCGGCGGCGCCAAGTTCTTCTCGGCCGGCGCCGACTTGAACGTATTTGCCGACGGTAACAAGGACACGGCCTTCGCCATGGCCGCCGCCTTTGGCCAAGCGTTCGAGGCGCTGTCCGCGTTTCGCGGCGTCAGTATTGCCGCCATCAATGGCTATGCCATGGGCGGCGGACTTGAGTGCGCGCTGGCCTGCGACATCCGCATCGCGGAAGAACACGCGCAGATGGCCTTGCCGGAAGCATCGGTCGGCTTGCTGCCGTGCGCGGGCGGCACGCAGCACTTGCCGTGGCTGGTGGGCGAAGGCTGGGCCAAGCGCATGATACTGTGCGGCGAGCGCGTCGATGCAGCCAAGGCCCTGGCCATCGGCCTCGTCGAGGAAGTCGTGCCAACCGGCAAGGCTGCCGCCACGGCCCTTGCCCTGGCCGCCAAGGTGGCGCGCCAAAGCCCCAGCAGCGTGACGGCGTGCAAGACCCTGATCCAGGGCGCGCGCAGCCGTCCCCTGGTCAATTCCCTGCCCGACGAGCGCACCCTGTTCCTCGGCCTGTTCGATACGCAAGACCAGAAAGAGGGCGTGCAAGCGTTCCTGGAAAAACGTCCGGCGGAGTGGCGCAATGGCTGA
- a CDS encoding enoyl-CoA hydratase/isomerase family protein, which produces MAETLVETVKLEERDCPGGMKLGVITLDAPKSLHALTLDMIRAIDGALVRWASDAAIACVVLQSSTDKAFCAGGDVRSLRSAVAEQPGVVPNPQALAFFAEEYRLDHRIHTYVKPLLVWGGGIVMGGGLGLMAGASHRVVTESTRIAMPEITIGLFPDVGGSWFLGRMPGRSGLFLGLTGAPMNATDALFTGLGDYFLRQEERAMVLDSLALAQWQASSQANSEQLDRLLRGFSAPASMLPVSEVRANFDAIAALTQAPTLPEVVAAIAAYDGDVAWLQKAAHSLDKGAPSSAALVWAMRERTRHMSLAQVFQLELIVAVQCCAHGDFSEGVRALLIDKDNAPRWQPASLAEVGDAYLDEYFAAPWTQHPLADLH; this is translated from the coding sequence ATGGCTGAAACCTTGGTTGAAACAGTGAAACTGGAGGAGCGTGACTGTCCCGGTGGCATGAAGCTGGGCGTCATCACCCTCGATGCGCCGAAATCCTTGCATGCATTGACGCTGGACATGATACGCGCCATCGATGGCGCCCTCGTGCGCTGGGCCAGTGACGCGGCCATCGCCTGCGTGGTGCTGCAATCGTCGACCGACAAGGCCTTTTGCGCGGGCGGCGATGTGCGCAGCTTGCGCTCGGCAGTTGCCGAGCAGCCCGGTGTCGTGCCGAACCCGCAGGCGCTGGCCTTCTTTGCCGAGGAATACCGGCTCGACCACCGCATCCATACGTACGTAAAGCCGCTGCTGGTGTGGGGCGGCGGCATCGTCATGGGGGGCGGCCTGGGCCTGATGGCGGGCGCCAGCCACCGCGTCGTGACGGAAAGCACGCGCATCGCCATGCCGGAAATCACCATCGGCCTGTTCCCGGACGTGGGCGGCAGCTGGTTCCTGGGCCGCATGCCGGGCCGCAGCGGCCTGTTCCTGGGGCTGACGGGTGCGCCGATGAACGCGACCGACGCCCTGTTCACCGGTCTCGGCGACTATTTCCTGCGCCAGGAAGAGCGCGCCATGGTGCTCGACTCTCTGGCGCTGGCGCAATGGCAAGCCAGTTCGCAGGCGAACAGCGAGCAGCTGGACCGCTTGCTGCGCGGTTTCTCGGCCCCCGCATCCATGCTGCCCGTCTCCGAAGTGCGCGCCAACTTCGATGCCATCGCCGCGCTGACGCAAGCGCCCACCTTGCCCGAAGTGGTGGCCGCCATTGCCGCCTATGACGGCGATGTGGCATGGCTGCAAAAGGCGGCCCACTCGCTGGACAAGGGCGCCCCCAGCTCGGCCGCATTGGTCTGGGCCATGCGTGAGCGCACGCGCCACATGAGTTTGGCGCAAGTGTTCCAGCTGGAATTGATCGTTGCCGTGCAATGCTGCGCTCATGGGGATTTCAGCGAAGGCGTGCGTGCTTTGCTGATCGACAAGGACAACGCGCCGCGCTGGCAGCCAGCCAGTCTGGCTGAGGTCGGCGATGCGTATCTGGACGAGTATTTTGCCGCGCCGTGGACACAGCATCCATTGGCCGATCTACATTAA